CGCTGGGCATTATTTCGGCCGTAAAACGCAACTCCATCATTGATGTAGGCACAATGATTGGCGCAAATTTTGGCGTATCCATGCCTGTCTTCTTTCTTGTCCTTTTCGTGTTTTGTTTTTCTTTTCTTTTTTTTGCTAAATCTTTTTTTTGCTTTCCTTGTTGTTTTTTCTGTTCTTTTTGTTGTCGCGGCGGTGCCGAACGGTTGTTGTTGGTGAGACAGAGCTGGATGGGGTGCTGGTGAGCAGTAAACGATGAATTTGTCTGCTCCATGAACGTTAAGCAGCAGGTGCTGTGAGGGAGGGGGCTGGCTGGACTGCTTGACAGAAATTCTTGACCGATACTTTCTTAAACAAAAGGAGAGCTCTTGCTAGCAGTAGTGGGGCTATGGTGTAGCTTGGTAGCATACGAGCTTTGGGAGCTTGTGACCCCGGTTCAAAAGCGCAAGTGAGGCCTGCTCAGAAGGGGGCTTTTTGCCGTGAAAGTCCGGGTAGCCCCACTTTTTTTCTTCTGTCCAAAATGGTATTCGGTCCTACGCCCCTTCAGATCGGAATAAAAAGAGGGCGAGGCGGGGTGTGGCGACGCCCGTGGTCCCGCGCAGGTTTTTTTTCTTGGCGGAGGGGGAGGGGCGGCGAGGGTTATCGACGAGGCGCCAAAGAAAACTATTTAAATAACCTGGTAATCCGCAGGGCTTTGGAGGAGTGCTGAAGATGGCCAAGCAAAGAAAGAAGGGGTACGCCACCCAGTTTGGTTCTCGCTACGGGAAAACCAACCGCCAAAAGTTCGAGAAAGTTCATCGCGCCTATAAAGGAAAGCAAGTATGCCCGTATTGCCATTATGAGCAGGTGAAGCGAATGGCTGCAGGCATTTGGCATTGTAGAAAGTGTGCTTCTGTGTTCGCGAGCAGGGCGTACAAGGTGGAAAAGTTTCCAGCATTGACGAAGTCGTCGGAGGCTGAACATGTCTAATTATAAATGCTTTCAGTGCAACAAAGTGATTAAGGATATGCACATCAAGCGAAGAGTGCGGTGTGTTTATTGCGGTTCAAAGATCGTTTTTAAGGAGCGTTCAACAGCTACGACGGTTGTTGCACGATGAAACTTGAAGCGGTAGTGACGGTCCCGGATGAGGAAGGGCTCGTCTACAAGCTCTTTACGGCTGAAGATAAGGAAATAGGGCAAAGGGCTTCATTCCGTGTTGTTCGCGAGGGGAGTGCCTGCAAGTTTTTTGTGGTGGCAGATGACGCAGTTGCGCTTCGTGCCGCGCTGAACAGCATAACCAAGGTGCTTTCAGTTCACGAGCAGAGCGGGAGGGCTGTGCACGTCGGCGAGTAGCGCCTCACGTGCTGCAAGGGTTGTGGTAGGTGAGTTGGGGTTTGAGAGGGAACGATGAGTGCCACACAAGGAAAGGACGCTGATGCTCGCGTGGCTGACTTGCAAGTGATCGAGCAAGAACTGCAAGCCCAGCACACGCAAAAACAGCTTTTTGAGTCGCAGTTGATGGAGGCGCAAAGCGCACTCAAGGCGCTTGAAGATGCTCAAGAAGCGTTTCGCATAGTAGGGAGTGTTATGGTTTCTGCTGATGCCAAGGTGTTGCGTGATGAGGTGCGCTCCCGCGTGGAAGCGCTCCAAAAGCGGGTTGAGCATATCGAAAAGCAGGAGGCTCGCCTGCGCAAGCAAGCATCAGCGCTTCAAGACGCAATCATGGAAGACATAAAACGATCGAAGGTGAGGTAAGTGGAGGCGTTGCAGGAAATCAGAGAGGCGTGCCGGGAGCTCCATGAGGATGCGGAGACGCCGAAGAATGTTCGTTTCAAACTTTCCTTGCTGATGCAGATGCTTGAAGGTGGCGGTGATATTTCAGTGTGCATTAACAGGGCGCTCACCGAACTTGAGGAGTTGGCGAGCGACGTGAATGTGAATTCGTATGTGAGGATGCAGCTCTTGAGCATTTCCAGCATGTTGGAGATGCTTGAGTCCTCTGTTGTTGCAAGAGATACGCGCTAGTACTTTTTGATTGTGGCGGTTGTTTCACGAACGGTTTTGTTTGTTCTTGCCGTTTTTGCGTCGTCTGCGCAGGTGGTTTTTTGTGTTATTCTTGCCTTTTCTGTGTGGTGCTTTTGTTGTTGATGCTTGCAGTTTGTTCACGAACCAAAGGGCGGCAAGCGTCTCCTTCTGATCCTTTGTGCTCTTACGGCGTGGCGGTGCTTTGTTTTTGAAGGCGACAAGAAACGCGGCGAGGACGCCACCGAGAAGGAGGAGTGAAATGATAGTGAGCGTGTGTGTGGGGATTCCAAGGCGGGCGAGCGCCATGATAAGCGATGCTGTATAGATGAGGTATGCAATGGTGGTTGAAATAGTTTTTTCAGCGTGTATGGGGGTGCCAAGTGTTTTTTTGAGGGCGTAGTCGAGCTTGATTTCATGGAGGGCTCGCTTCGTGATGTTTCGTGCAAGCGTACCGAAGATAAGGCCGAGGAGGAAGACGATAAGGGCGAGGGTTCCTGTGTTGACGAGTTGAACGTATCGGGCTTGAAGTTTTGCTAGAAGGGTTGTGATGCTCATGGCAAGGGTGTGGTGTGGTCGTGTGCTTCAGCTGTTTCTTTTTTCTTCAGCTGGTTTTTTTTTTTGTTCGTGTTTGCTTTGTTGTTTGCTCTGGGTTTTTCTTTTTATGGTTTGGTACCTGACTGCGTAGCAGGTTTGGTGTTCTTTGACGTTGGTGAAGCGCTCGAGGGAGGTGATGATGTGTTCAGGGGTGGTGGTGCTTTCTTCCTTTGTGTGGTAGGCGATTTTTTCGTAGGCAATTGGGGTGAAGATGGCGCATTTGTGCAGTCGGGTGAATACGTGTTGTGGTGACAAGCTGAAGTGGTTGTTTTCTTTCGTGAGGAGCCCGTGTTTGAGGAGGGCGTTGAGGGGTGCGTCGATGGTGGTGGCGCCGATGTGCTTTGCGAGTTGTGAGCGAGTGAAGTGCTTGAGTGAGAACGCGGCTTGGAGGAGCATGAGGGATTCTTTGGGCAGGTTGTGGAGGTTCGGGAGGAATTTTGTTGTGAATTGGTTGATGTCGGTGATGAGGGCGCCGTTGGTGAGGCTGAAGATGAGCGGGTAGTCGCCGTCCTTGTCGGAGCACAGGACGCGCAAAACGGGATGAAGAACGACGCGAACGTCTGCTTCCTCTTCTTGCATGAGGATGACGTCTTTGAGGGTGACGTCTGGCTTGATGAGGGGGAGTATTTCTTCTTCTTTGAACGCTTCGAGTTGGTCGAGGAAGTCGTGTTCTTCGTTGTTGAGGATGTTGACGGCGGTTCCTCCGTGGGCGGATTTTCTTGGCCGAATGGTTGTGAAGAGGGGGAGATCGGTCACGCCGGTGATGAGGGCGGATCCGATGGTGAGGTTGGTGATTTCTTTTTCTGCTTCTGCGCTGAGGCCTTCCACGCCGCTGCTGATAGCGCGCAGGTCGTTGGGGTTGGTAACTTTCAGGATGATTTGGGTGGTGCACTGGCTGAGCACGCTCTTGTCGACCCTCGCTGGTCGTTGGCTGACGATGCACAGGCCGAGCCCGAATTTTCTTCCTTCAGAGGCGACGGTGCGAAGGATTTTTGAGCTCTTCGCTTCCCCAAAGTTTCTTTCGGGGCAGAAGTTGTGAGCTTCTTCTACGACGAGGAAGAAGGGGGGTATCTTGTTTTTCTTGCGTAGTTCAAAGAGGTCTTTGATGAGCTTGTAAGCGATGAGTTCTTGGATGTCGGGAGGTGTTCCTTTGAGGTTGAAGATGGTTGCTTCTCCAGGGGCGAGGTAGGTTTGGTAGGGGGGCGCGTTTTCGCTGAAGATGTGGAGGTTGTTGAGGTATTCGAGTGTTCGGATGATGCTCCATTTGGCATTGCTCTCGTCTTGTTCGAGTGAAAGGATGATGTTGGTGAAGTTGAGTTTCTCGACTGATTTGATGGCGCTGTAGAGGATGCCGAGCTGTGTGCTGTTGAGCTTGCCGGGGAAGAGGTGGATGAGTTCTTCTTGAGTGAACGTGTTGGGGAGTTTGAGCGGCGTTCCTTGGCCGCTTGCCGGGTCGGTGTAGATGGTGACGGGGTATGATGAGGGTTTGAGGTTGAAGCGTGCAAGGCGTTCTTGTTCTTCCACGTTGCGTTTTGAGAGGGTTGCGTACTCGCCGTGGGGGTCGAGGATGATGACGGGGACTTTTTTTTCAAGGATTTCTTCGATGAGGACGCCGACGGTGTATGATTTTCCGGCGCCGGATTTTGCGAGGATGCTGACGTGTTTGGTGAGGAGTTTATGGAGGTCGAGGTGGACGTCAATGTTTTTTCCTTCAAGCTTGCCAATGTACGCCGCGCTTTTCTTGTCGGGGAGTTGGATGATGTGAGTGATGAGGTCGTCCTCGGCGCGCAGGACTTCAGTGCCGGGCTTGAAGGGGGATCGTGGCTGGCGTATTGTTCCGTCCTTGTCGCGAAAGCCTATGACGTGGCATGTTGCAGTGGTGGTGTTTTCTGATCGCTCGAGTTCAGTGATGAGGGCGAGAACGTAATCGTACGGGGGGTGGTAGACTTGGACGTAGTCGAATTTTTTTGCGTGCTGGTTTGCTTCAAAGCTGAAGTGGGTGGTTGTTGTTTTTCCCTTGATTGTGCCGAGGAGCATACAGGAGGACGTTAAGCGGTGGAGAGTATAAAAAACTTTGGCAAACGGTGGTTTTTCGTGTTGTGGTGCGTTATGCGCAGAGAGTTGGTGGTGGGGTTTGTTCTTTCTGGGACGCTTCGTCAGTAGTTCAGAATCGTAATCTTTTTATACTCTCTCGTTTGTGTCTGGGAGAGAGCAGTGCGTTAGTGAAGCAGGGGTGCTGCTCCAGGTTTTTTTTATGGCACAAGCAGGTCAAGGAATGGGAAAGGACGAGCAGATTGGGTTTCACAAGGGCGCGCTCTCAACGCTTGCGAAGGAGCGCCAGGAGCTTTTGCGTTTAGTGCAGATTGTTGAGCAGCTCATGCAGATGCATGTAAAGGCGCTCAAAGAGTTGGGTATTGATTTAGAGAAGGAAGCGGAAAGTCTGTCTCAGCAGGGCGCTGGCGGGGCCGGGGCTGGCGGCCAGGGTCAGGGCCGTGGCGGCTCACCTGACAAGCCCATTGAGGATATTCTCAAGTAATGTTGGAAGGTCAAGGAGTTCCTTTGGTTTTTTTTGGCCTTGCAGGAGGCCCGGGTGGTTTCGCCGGTCTTTTCTTGGCGTCAAAAACCTCTTCATTTATAAACAAAACCGCATTTCTGTTACTCTTGTTAAGTGAAAATGGTTTCGGCAAAGAGGAGGAAGGATAGGCGATTGCTTGGCAAGGCAAGGCAACGCGCACAAGAAGCGAGCACGTCCCGCGCTCCCTCGTTGGAAGGGCGGGTTCGCAAGGCGAAGGTGTTTTCCTTTCTTTCAAGAGAGCTGAATGAACGGCTCGCTGTTTTTCAAGAAGAAGTGCAACAGCGCCTCGTGAACAACCCACGCAGGAGAGCGCTTCCTGACAAGAACTTCACGGACTTGGTGGAGAACATTTTGGGAGAGTCTTTGCTGGAGCTCAGGGATCAGTACTCTTCGTTTCTCCATAAGGGGGAGGCGATTCTTCACGAATTGCAACGAGTTATCTTTGCAGACCCCCTTAGGGAAGGACGGTTCGGTTACGAGAAGGGTACTGAAGTGTTGCCACAAT
This portion of the Candidatus Woesearchaeota archaeon genome encodes:
- a CDS encoding 50S ribosomal protein L37ae, which encodes MAKQRKKGYATQFGSRYGKTNRQKFEKVHRAYKGKQVCPYCHYEQVKRMAAGIWHCRKCASVFASRAYKVEKFPALTKSSEAEHV
- a CDS encoding DNA-directed RNA polymerase subunit P, whose product is MSNYKCFQCNKVIKDMHIKRRVRCVYCGSKIVFKERSTATTVVAR
- a CDS encoding ATP-binding protein, giving the protein MLLGTIKGKTTTTHFSFEANQHAKKFDYVQVYHPPYDYVLALITELERSENTTTATCHVIGFRDKDGTIRQPRSPFKPGTEVLRAEDDLITHIIQLPDKKSAAYIGKLEGKNIDVHLDLHKLLTKHVSILAKSGAGKSYTVGVLIEEILEKKVPVIILDPHGEYATLSKRNVEEQERLARFNLKPSSYPVTIYTDPASGQGTPLKLPNTFTQEELIHLFPGKLNSTQLGILYSAIKSVEKLNFTNIILSLEQDESNAKWSIIRTLEYLNNLHIFSENAPPYQTYLAPGEATIFNLKGTPPDIQELIAYKLIKDLFELRKKNKIPPFFLVVEEAHNFCPERNFGEAKSSKILRTVASEGRKFGLGLCIVSQRPARVDKSVLSQCTTQIILKVTNPNDLRAISSGVEGLSAEAEKEITNLTIGSALITGVTDLPLFTTIRPRKSAHGGTAVNILNNEEHDFLDQLEAFKEEEILPLIKPDVTLKDVILMQEEEADVRVVLHPVLRVLCSDKDGDYPLIFSLTNGALITDINQFTTKFLPNLHNLPKESLMLLQAAFSLKHFTRSQLAKHIGATTIDAPLNALLKHGLLTKENNHFSLSPQHVFTRLHKCAIFTPIAYEKIAYHTKEESTTTPEHIITSLERFTNVKEHQTCYAVRYQTIKRKTQSKQQSKHEQKKKPAEEKRNS